The following are encoded together in the Octopus sinensis unplaced genomic scaffold, ASM634580v1 Contig09833, whole genome shotgun sequence genome:
- the LOC115228201 gene encoding craniofacial development protein 2-like, whose protein sequence is TLNARTLGSLGRLEELGANAESHGIDIIAVQEHRFYHLDNILKYHQVGSYQLVTSSASKNTVNSTVGGIGFLLSSKASDTLLSIESISPRIMVLEIDGNPKTTLVCVYSPHNSSVADEIENFYTTLRSTIEQVPLHNFLVIAGDLNARLGPDETKFTFNSKTNRNGEMLKDFLEEFNLYTSNNSFMKPKGRLWTFESPLGDRAQIDYLIFRKKWRNSVKDSRSYSSFSSVGSDHRIVSATVKLSLRSSKKTKPHPIKMIDWEEVLSNPDMSKQFTIEVYNKFQSLSTSEIDAENIEEVYSSLIKSTEEVALATLPKGRVGARANLLIPQMSSKPETI, encoded by the coding sequence CACCCTCAATGCCCGCACCCTCGGCTCTCTTGGCCGTCTAGAAGAACTTGGTGCAAATGCAGAATCACATGGCATTGATATAATAGCTGTCCAAGAACACCGATTTTACCACCTTGACAACATCCTCAAATACCATCAAGTCGGTTCTTATCAACTTGTAACCTCCTCAGCATCAAAGAATACTGTTAATTCAACAGTTGGAGGTATCGGATTTCTACTTTCATCAAAGGCTAGTGATACTCTCTTGAGTATAGAGTCAATCTCACCTAGAATTATGGTGCTTGAGATAGATGGAAACCCAAAAAcaacattggtgtgtgtgtatagcccaCATAATTCGTCTGTGGCAGACGAAATTGAAAATTTCTATACAACCCTTCGTTCAACCATTGAGCAAGTACCTCTCCATAATTTTCTGGTTATAGCTGGTGATCTGAATGCTAGACTAGGACCCGATGAGACCAAGTTTACTTTCAACTCTAAAACCAATCGGAACGGAGAAATGCTCAAAGACTTCTTGGAGGAATTTAATCTCTACACCTCCAACAATTCTTTTATGAAACCAAAAGGTCGACTTTGGACATTTGAGTCCCCACTTGGTGATAGGGCACAAATTGACTACCTCATCTTTCGAAAGAAATGGCGCAATAGTGTTAAGGACTCGAGATCCTACTCTTCCTTTAGTTCTGTCGGCTCTGACCACAGAATTGTATCAGCTACCGTTAAGCTTAGTCTTCGCTCATCCAAAAAAACTAAGCCTCATCCGATCAAAATGATCGACTGGGAGGAAGTCTTATCTAACCCCGATATGTCCAAACAATTTACTATTGAGGTCTATAACAAATTTCAATCTCTGTCTACTTCTGAAATAGATGCTGAGAACATTGAGGAAGTATACAGCAGCCTCATCAAATCAACAGAGGAAGTTGCACTGGCTACTCTTCCAAAAGGAAGAGTAGGGGCCAGAGCAAACCTTCTAATTCCCCAAATGTCATCGAAGCCAGAAACcatctaa